The Streptomyces sp. NBC_01255 genome window below encodes:
- a CDS encoding cation diffusion facilitator family transporter, protein MSASGGTKAIVAALAANLAIAVAKFVAYLFSGSSSMLAESVHSLADSGNQGLLLLGGKKAQREATPQHPFGYGRERYIYAFLVSIVLFSVGGMFAIYEGYEKIKDPHAIEAWYWPVGVLVFAIIAESFSFRTAIKESNEVRGGLTWTQFVRRAKAPELPVVLLEDLGALVGLVLALAGVGLALGTGNGVWDGIGTLCIGVLLIAIAIVLAAETKSLLLGESAGIDDVEKIEAAVVDGVTVTRLIHMRTLHLGPEELLVAAKVAVRHDETATEVANAINAAEERIRAAVPIARVIYLEPDIFSETAAAAGENPAKAPGDSAH, encoded by the coding sequence ATGAGCGCGTCAGGCGGAACCAAGGCGATCGTGGCGGCACTCGCCGCCAATCTCGCGATCGCCGTAGCCAAGTTCGTGGCGTACCTCTTCAGTGGGTCGTCCTCGATGCTCGCGGAGAGCGTGCACTCGCTCGCCGACTCCGGCAACCAGGGCCTGCTGCTCCTCGGCGGCAAGAAGGCCCAGCGCGAGGCGACCCCGCAGCACCCCTTCGGTTACGGCCGCGAGCGCTACATCTACGCCTTCCTCGTCTCCATCGTGCTCTTCTCCGTCGGTGGCATGTTCGCCATCTACGAGGGCTACGAGAAGATCAAGGACCCGCACGCCATCGAGGCCTGGTACTGGCCGGTCGGCGTCCTCGTCTTCGCGATCATCGCCGAGTCCTTCTCCTTCCGGACCGCGATCAAGGAGTCGAACGAGGTCCGCGGCGGCCTCACCTGGACGCAGTTCGTCCGCCGGGCGAAGGCCCCCGAGCTCCCCGTCGTCCTCCTGGAGGACCTCGGCGCCCTCGTCGGTCTCGTGCTCGCCCTCGCGGGCGTGGGCCTCGCCCTCGGCACCGGCAACGGCGTCTGGGACGGCATCGGCACCCTCTGCATCGGCGTCCTGCTCATCGCGATCGCGATCGTGCTCGCCGCCGAGACCAAGTCGCTGCTCCTCGGCGAGTCGGCCGGTATCGACGACGTCGAGAAGATCGAGGCGGCGGTCGTCGACGGTGTCACCGTCACCCGCCTCATCCACATGCGCACGCTGCACCTCGGCCCCGAGGAGCTGCTCGTCGCGGCCAAGGTCGCGGTCCGCCACGACGAGACGGCGACCGAGGTCGCGAACGCCATCAACGCGGCCGAGGAGCGCATCCGCGCGGCGGTCCCGATCGCCAGGGTGATCTACCTGGAGCCGGACATCTTCAGCGAGACCGCGGCCGCGGCGGGCGAGAACCCGGCCAAGGCACCGGGCGACTCCGCCCACTGA
- the ahcY gene encoding adenosylhomocysteinase produces the protein MTTAAHQDFKVADLSLAVFGRKEITLAEHEMPGLMSIRREYAEQQPLAGARVTGSLHMTVQTAVLIETLVALGAEVRWASCNIFSTQDHAAAAIAVGPNGTPENPQGVPVFAWKGETLEEYWWCTEQALTWPNTPTGGPNMILDDGGDATLLVHKGVEFEKAGSAPDPSTADSEEYGYILRLLNRTLTENPQKWTQLASEIRGVTEETTTGVHRLYEMHREGELLFPAINVNDAVTKSKFDNKYGCRHSLIDGINRATDVLIGGKTAVVCGYGDVGKGCAESLRGQGARVIITEIDPICALQAAMDGYQVTTLDDVVETADIFITTTGNKDIIMAADMAKMKHQAIVGNIGHFDNEIDMAGLANTPGVVKDEVKPQVHTWTYPDGKVLIVLSEGRLLNLGNATGHPSFVMSNSFADQTLAQIELFTKPEEYPTDVYTLPKHLDEKVARLHLDALGVKLTTLRPEQASYIGVTVDGPFKPDHYRY, from the coding sequence ATGACGACTGCCGCCCATCAGGACTTCAAGGTCGCCGACCTCTCCCTGGCCGTCTTCGGCCGCAAGGAGATCACCCTCGCCGAGCACGAGATGCCCGGCCTGATGTCGATCCGCCGCGAGTACGCCGAGCAGCAGCCGCTCGCCGGCGCCCGCGTCACCGGCTCCCTGCACATGACCGTGCAGACCGCCGTCCTCATCGAGACGCTCGTCGCGCTCGGCGCCGAGGTCCGCTGGGCCTCCTGCAACATCTTCTCCACCCAGGACCACGCAGCCGCGGCCATCGCCGTCGGCCCGAACGGCACCCCGGAGAACCCGCAGGGCGTCCCGGTCTTCGCCTGGAAGGGCGAGACCCTGGAGGAGTACTGGTGGTGCACGGAGCAGGCCCTGACCTGGCCGAACACGCCCACCGGCGGCCCGAACATGATCCTCGACGACGGTGGTGACGCCACCCTCCTCGTCCACAAGGGCGTCGAGTTCGAGAAGGCCGGCTCCGCCCCGGACCCGTCCACCGCGGACAGCGAGGAGTACGGCTACATCCTCCGTCTCCTCAACCGCACCCTCACCGAGAACCCGCAGAAGTGGACCCAGCTGGCGTCCGAGATCCGCGGCGTGACCGAGGAGACCACGACGGGCGTCCACCGCCTGTACGAGATGCACCGCGAGGGCGAGCTCCTCTTCCCCGCGATCAACGTGAACGACGCCGTGACGAAGTCGAAGTTCGACAACAAGTACGGCTGCCGCCACTCCCTCATCGACGGCATCAACCGCGCCACCGACGTCCTCATCGGCGGCAAGACCGCCGTCGTCTGCGGCTACGGCGACGTCGGCAAGGGCTGCGCCGAGTCCCTCCGCGGCCAGGGCGCGCGCGTCATCATCACCGAGATCGACCCGATCTGCGCGCTCCAGGCGGCCATGGACGGCTACCAGGTCACGACCCTGGACGACGTCGTCGAGACCGCCGACATCTTCATCACGACCACGGGCAACAAGGACATCATCATGGCCGCCGACATGGCCAAGATGAAGCACCAGGCCATCGTCGGCAACATCGGCCACTTCGACAACGAGATCGACATGGCCGGCCTCGCCAACACCCCCGGTGTCGTCAAGGACGAGGTCAAGCCGCAGGTCCACACCTGGACCTACCCCGACGGCAAGGTCCTGATCGTCCTCTCCGAGGGCCGCCTGCTGAACCTCGGCAACGCGACCGGCCACCCCTCCTTCGTCATGTCGAACTCCTTCGCGGACCAGACCCTGGCCCAGATCGAGCTCTTCACGAAGCCGGAGGAGTACCCGACCGACGTCTACACGCTGCCGAAGCACCTGGACGAGAAGGTCGCCCGTCTCCACCTCGACGCCCTCGGCGTCAAGCTGACGACCCTCCGCCCGGAGCAGGCCTCGTACATCGGCGTCACGGTCGACGGTCCCTTCAAGCCGGACCACTACCGCTACTGA